The Hymenobacter sp. DG25A nucleotide sequence AACCTCCGCCCAGGTTTCTCCCGGATGAATGTTGGTGCAGTAGGTAAGATGATAGCCCTGCGGGATATTCATAGCTTTCGTGTGCTGCCGGTGAGATAAGATGGCGTGATGAGAGTGGCGGCGCCTGTTCAGCAAATGGCGGCGGGCTGATATTGCTGCAGCTGCCGCACGGATTCCACCAGCAGTGCATGGTCCATTTCGTGCACCTCTACGCCCCGACCAATTTCGTCGAGCAGCATCACCGTCAGCTGGCCCCCCAGATGCTCCCGGAACTCCTGCAGGCCCCGCAACAAGCTCTGCGGATGCGCGGCATCTTCTAGCTGCTCCGCCATTTCGGGCGCATAAAGTGCAAAACCCAGCGTGTAGATTACTTCTAAAATCTGCTCCAGCCCGGCACTGCTCAGGCGGCCCTGCAGGCAGGAATAGGTAGAGTCCAGCGCAATGCCAATGGCCACGGCTTCGCCGTGGCGTATCCGGTAGTGACTGAGCTGCTCCAGCTTATGCGCCGACCAATGGCCAAAATCAAGGGGGCGGGAAGAGCCCTGTTCGAAAGGGTCGCCGCCGGCAATGTGCTGCAGGTGCAATTCGGCGCAGCGGTGAATCAGGTGCTGCATGGTGGGCATGTGGCGCGCCGCAAGCCGGGAGGCATTTTCCTGAATGAAGCGAAAAAAGGCCGCATCCTTTATCAGCCCCACTTTCAGGGCTTCCGCAATGCCGCCCCGCCAGTCCCGGTCTTCCAGGGTCAGGAGAAACCGGGCATCGTTGAGGACGACGTAGGGCGGGGTGAAATTGCCCAGGAAGTTCTTCTTGCCGAAGGCGTTGACGCTGTTCTTCACGCCAATACCGGAATCATTCTGCGACAAAACCGTGGTGGGGATGCGGATGTGCCGGATGCCACGGTGCGCCACGGAGGCCACGTAGCCCACCAGGTCTAACACCGCGCCGCCGCCCAGCCCCACCACATAAGAATGCCGGTCGATATGATGAGTGTCCACGGCTTCCAGGAGCTGCTGAATAAGCGCGGGCTCATTTTTACACTGCTCGCCGCCGGGAATGATGGTGATGGGGCCACTCAGGCGCAACACGTCCGCATGAGCTTCCGCGTAGCGCAGAATCTCAGCTTCCAGCCCGGGGCAGTGGTCTACTACGCCGCTATCCAGCACAAAAAAAACCTTGCGGGGCCCTACTGTCCCATCCTGGCTCAGCACCTTAGCCAGCAGCGGGTTATCCGCCTGAAACAAGCCCTCGGTGAAGTGAACCGTGTAGGAGAAAGCAACCTGAAACTGCTGCTGCAAGGCACGAGTAGACATGGTGGCGGGCGGAATAGTGTGAGCGAAACAGGCAGCTAAGGCAGAAAAGCAGCGAATTAAAGGCGCTAGGTAACGGCAAACACCCGGGCCAGCAGCACCGATACCGGGAACAAAGCCAGCACAATGAGCCCGTACCACCAGCCGGCAAAGCCCGCGGCCAGCGTTGCATCCAGCAGTATGAGAGCCATGATGCCGGCTTTCACCGCCAGCCGAATATCCAGGGGCTTTAAGGAAGTAATGGCCCGAACCAGGGGCGGGAAAATGAGGTAGCAGAAGAAAGCCAGAAAAGGCAGGATATACAGGGCGTTAATTTGAGGTAAGCGCATCAGCACCAGCACGCTGCCAATCACCAGACTGTATAAACCCAACGACCCCAGCAGTATCCGTTTATCGCCCCCGTGCACCTCGCCCCGACTGATTGCCGTGATGGCCGCTATGTATACCACCGGCAGCAAAGCCAGGTACCAGTAAGCCGGTACCGCCGCGGGAATAGCGCTAAGCCCCAGCAACAGGTTGCCGCCCCGGCAGGCCCCCATATTCAGCGGACCCAGAATAGGCTGTTTCTTTCCGATGGCATCATACACCAAAGCCAGCAGCGCTACCAATGCCGCTATCAGGCCGCTGGTAGCGGAAACCTGGAAAGCTGCCACCACGCCGCCGGCCAGCAACAGGGTGCCCAGCAGCGTAGCGCTCAGGCGGCTGGCGGCACCGCTGGGAATAGGCCGCTCGGGGCGCTCCACCCGGTCCAGGTCCGCATCAAACACATCATTAAACACCACCCCCCCTCCATACAGGCCAATGGTAGCCGCAATCAGCCAGCCCAGTACGCGCAACTGCGGATGCTTAGATGCCTCCGCGCTGTCCTGCAATATCAGCTGCACGGAACCTGAGGCGGCAAAGCCCAGCAGGATATCCGCAATGGCCGTAATGATATTGGCGGGCCGCATGAGAATGAGGTGGGCAAAAAACCGGTTCATGGCCAAGGCTGCTAGCGGATGATAGTGGGGTCAGCCTCGATTTTGGGCGTTTGCCCGCCCCGCAGAATAGAGTTGCCGGAGTATCGGAGGCTCTGGTCAATCTGGCGGTCGGTGAGCCAGTCACTTTCCTGCATCTGTCCGCTTTGGCTGAATGCTGCCAGGGCATTCTGGTAGGTGACCAGCCGAACGGTTTCGGCCGGAATGCCGCGTTCCAGCATTAGCTGCGCGGTTTTGGGCACGGCCAGCGGGTCACTGATGCCCCAGTCGGCGGCGCTGTTGATGAAAATGCGCTCCGGGCCATAGTGCTTCACAATTTCCGTCATCCGCTCATTGCCCAT carries:
- a CDS encoding 3-dehydroquinate synthase, which translates into the protein MSTRALQQQFQVAFSYTVHFTEGLFQADNPLLAKVLSQDGTVGPRKVFFVLDSGVVDHCPGLEAEILRYAEAHADVLRLSGPITIIPGGEQCKNEPALIQQLLEAVDTHHIDRHSYVVGLGGGAVLDLVGYVASVAHRGIRHIRIPTTVLSQNDSGIGVKNSVNAFGKKNFLGNFTPPYVVLNDARFLLTLEDRDWRGGIAEALKVGLIKDAAFFRFIQENASRLAARHMPTMQHLIHRCAELHLQHIAGGDPFEQGSSRPLDFGHWSAHKLEQLSHYRIRHGEAVAIGIALDSTYSCLQGRLSSAGLEQILEVIYTLGFALYAPEMAEQLEDAAHPQSLLRGLQEFREHLGGQLTVMLLDEIGRGVEVHEMDHALLVESVRQLQQYQPAAIC
- the eboC gene encoding UbiA-like protein EboC (EboC, a homolog the polyprenyltransferase UbiA, belongs to system of proteins involved in the trafficking of precursor metabolites to an extracytoplasmic compartment so that the biosynthesis of certain natural products, such as scytonemin, can be completed.), which encodes MNRFFAHLILMRPANIITAIADILLGFAASGSVQLILQDSAEASKHPQLRVLGWLIAATIGLYGGGVVFNDVFDADLDRVERPERPIPSGAASRLSATLLGTLLLAGGVVAAFQVSATSGLIAALVALLALVYDAIGKKQPILGPLNMGACRGGNLLLGLSAIPAAVPAYWYLALLPVVYIAAITAISRGEVHGGDKRILLGSLGLYSLVIGSVLVLMRLPQINALYILPFLAFFCYLIFPPLVRAITSLKPLDIRLAVKAGIMALILLDATLAAGFAGWWYGLIVLALFPVSVLLARVFAVT